In a single window of the Pandoraea pulmonicola genome:
- the lysA gene encoding diaminopimelate decarboxylase, translated as MSDAIFSYRDDVLHAEGVALPALAERFGTPLYVYSKAALTRAYHAYAKACEGRNAAVHYAAKANSNLAVLGVLARLGAGFDIVSAGELARVIAAGGDPKRAVFSGVGKHADEMRYALEKDVFCFNVESRPELDRLNEVAGQTGKRARVSLRVNPNVDAKTHPYISTGLRGNKFGVAYEEAFDAYRAAAAMPHLEVVGIDCHIGSQITEISPYLDAIDKMLDLVEKLEAAGISLHHIDVGGGLGITYTDETPPDITAFATMLLDHIAKRGHGHRQVLFEPGRSLVGNAGVLLTRVEFLKHGETKNFAIVDAAMNDLARPAMYEAYHGIDPVERRATDVVTYDVVGPVCESGDWLGRERALAIAPGDLLAIRSAGAYGFTMSSNYNTRPRAAEVMVDGENAYLVRERETIESLFAGERLLPAGV; from the coding sequence ATGTCCGACGCCATCTTCTCCTACCGCGACGACGTGCTCCACGCCGAGGGCGTTGCCCTGCCGGCTCTCGCCGAGCGTTTCGGCACGCCCCTGTACGTCTATTCGAAGGCGGCCCTGACTCGCGCCTACCATGCGTACGCCAAGGCCTGCGAAGGCCGCAATGCCGCGGTGCACTACGCCGCCAAGGCCAATTCGAATCTCGCCGTGCTCGGCGTGTTAGCCCGCCTCGGCGCCGGCTTCGACATCGTGTCGGCGGGCGAACTGGCACGCGTGATCGCGGCCGGCGGCGACCCGAAGCGCGCGGTGTTCTCGGGCGTCGGCAAGCATGCGGACGAAATGCGCTACGCGCTGGAAAAGGACGTCTTCTGCTTTAACGTCGAGTCGCGTCCGGAACTCGATCGCCTCAACGAGGTGGCCGGACAGACCGGCAAGCGCGCTCGCGTGTCGCTGCGCGTGAACCCGAACGTCGACGCCAAGACGCATCCCTACATCTCCACCGGCCTGCGCGGCAACAAGTTCGGCGTGGCCTACGAGGAAGCGTTCGACGCCTATCGCGCGGCGGCGGCCATGCCGCACCTCGAAGTCGTCGGCATCGACTGCCACATCGGCTCGCAAATCACCGAAATCTCGCCGTATCTCGACGCCATCGACAAGATGCTCGATCTCGTCGAGAAGCTCGAGGCCGCCGGTATTTCGTTGCACCACATCGATGTGGGCGGCGGCCTGGGCATCACCTACACCGACGAGACGCCGCCGGACATCACGGCCTTCGCCACCATGCTGCTCGATCACATTGCGAAGCGCGGCCATGGCCATCGTCAGGTGCTGTTCGAGCCGGGTCGCTCGCTCGTGGGCAACGCCGGCGTGCTGCTCACGCGCGTGGAATTCCTCAAGCACGGCGAGACGAAGAACTTCGCGATCGTCGACGCCGCCATGAACGATCTGGCCCGCCCCGCCATGTACGAGGCCTATCACGGCATCGATCCGGTAGAGCGTCGCGCGACGGACGTCGTGACATACGACGTCGTCGGCCCGGTGTGCGAGAGCGGTGACTGGCTCGGCCGCGAGCGTGCACTGGCCATCGCTCCCGGGGACCTGCTCGCCATTCGTTCGGCGGGCGCCTATGGCTTCACGATGAGCTCGAACTACAACACGCGTCCGCGCGCCGCCGAAGTGATGGTCGACGGCGAGAACGCTTACCTCGTGCGCGAGCGCGAAACGATCGAGTCGCTGTTCGCCGGCGAACGACTGCTGCCTGCGGGCGTCTGA
- the pilQ gene encoding type IV pilus secretin PilQ: MAWLAGLTLTWSIWWLVGLPVRAALQKDLGIEQAILARTDEAAQRLPALTASLRSAQTDDIAWRRLLPIVDGALDAAVAAAGAAHPPEASDGLQTEAPRGEPQNVWRADLERLVARAGLILETTRPGPSAASEGVGRTDDLEVERAEMRVRGTVADLLGWLADIDRMPRHLAIERFSLQGPAQGTAGTADAHAVLTVTIAAYLWRKPANLASPTATPTLPAMPALLPAWDLPADMTDVFRTPLTRRPAQDAVTMAASGQRQPTDETKPAGSMRAGSRHVVLRRGVAGLEATWREDPPNHGRRAKPGGADTVDVTLHGVQTADVLRTFAQLTGRSVVIGEPVEGSLDMDVRGVSAATAFDVMIRSAGLGVRSIGGVDWIAPRAQLLADEQTQLEAAAKREAMLPLTSRRFTLNYPRALALREIIVGEKDAKGRRLLSARGSLIADPRTNQLFVTDLPEKLEALASFIARIDVPVRQVLIEARIVEVDDRFSDSLGVRLAGYSGAPDGGRGGETSDRGGRGRSGDARGTDKPEGKRGDDDKPRGSSLDVGLPAAALAGVVPPSLAITLFGRSATRFLQIELAALETSGRGRVISRPRVVTADKIQAVIEQGTELPYLTREGRRSLPSVHFRKATLRLEVTPLITPDGRVILDVDVRKDSVGQEVAGGFAVDTRQVKTQVQVENGGTVAIGGIYQEEQRDSRARVPWLGEVPVLGALFRNRTEENRRTELLVFLTPSVVPEGGGSSEGASIAVETSSDLPAVPESGPPPALPATVAPAVRVAPPASKNDLPVNHPRLTEGMPGATRSARQWDIPVSSGTGTQISAIYAGKRNTCRTDGGGQDHGWTRSGTTSRAAVL; this comes from the coding sequence ATGGCCTGGCTGGCCGGACTGACGCTGACGTGGTCGATCTGGTGGCTCGTCGGCTTGCCGGTGCGAGCCGCGTTGCAGAAGGACCTCGGTATCGAGCAGGCGATCCTGGCACGGACCGACGAAGCCGCGCAGCGATTGCCGGCACTGACGGCGTCGCTTCGCAGCGCTCAGACCGATGACATCGCATGGCGGCGCTTGCTGCCGATCGTCGACGGTGCATTGGACGCCGCGGTTGCGGCCGCGGGAGCGGCCCATCCGCCGGAAGCCAGTGATGGGCTCCAGACAGAGGCGCCGCGTGGCGAGCCTCAGAACGTCTGGCGTGCCGATCTGGAGCGATTGGTGGCGCGTGCCGGTTTGATACTGGAAACCACGCGACCCGGGCCGTCCGCGGCGTCCGAAGGTGTCGGTCGCACCGATGACCTCGAGGTCGAGCGGGCGGAAATGCGCGTCAGGGGCACGGTGGCGGACTTGCTCGGCTGGCTGGCCGACATCGACCGGATGCCGCGCCATCTGGCAATCGAGCGATTTTCGCTCCAGGGCCCCGCACAGGGAACCGCCGGGACGGCGGATGCGCATGCGGTGCTTACGGTGACCATCGCGGCCTATCTTTGGCGCAAACCCGCGAACCTCGCCAGTCCGACAGCGACACCGACGCTGCCCGCGATGCCGGCCCTTTTGCCCGCATGGGACTTGCCGGCGGACATGACCGACGTATTTCGCACGCCGCTGACACGTCGTCCGGCGCAGGATGCCGTGACGATGGCGGCGTCCGGCCAGCGCCAGCCGACCGACGAGACCAAGCCGGCAGGATCGATGCGAGCCGGCTCGCGCCATGTCGTGCTTCGACGTGGTGTTGCCGGACTCGAGGCGACCTGGCGTGAAGACCCGCCGAACCATGGGCGTCGCGCGAAACCCGGCGGCGCGGATACCGTCGATGTGACCTTGCACGGCGTACAGACCGCAGACGTGCTTCGGACGTTCGCACAGCTCACGGGGCGCAGTGTGGTGATCGGTGAGCCCGTGGAGGGCAGTCTCGACATGGACGTGCGGGGTGTGTCGGCCGCGACGGCATTCGACGTCATGATCCGTAGCGCTGGGCTGGGCGTGCGGTCCATCGGCGGAGTGGACTGGATCGCCCCTCGTGCGCAATTGCTGGCCGATGAGCAGACGCAACTGGAGGCCGCTGCCAAACGAGAGGCGATGCTGCCGCTCACCAGCCGCCGCTTCACGCTCAACTATCCGCGTGCGCTGGCCTTGCGGGAGATCATCGTGGGAGAGAAGGACGCGAAGGGGCGGAGGCTTCTCTCTGCGCGGGGAAGTCTGATCGCGGACCCGCGTACCAATCAGCTTTTCGTGACAGACCTGCCCGAAAAGCTCGAGGCGTTGGCCTCGTTCATCGCGCGCATCGATGTGCCGGTGAGGCAGGTGCTGATCGAAGCCCGCATCGTCGAGGTCGACGACCGGTTCAGCGACTCGCTGGGCGTGCGGCTGGCGGGGTACAGCGGCGCGCCGGATGGCGGCCGCGGCGGTGAGACCTCGGATCGTGGTGGCCGTGGTCGCTCAGGTGACGCACGCGGCACCGACAAGCCCGAGGGTAAGCGCGGTGACGACGACAAACCGCGGGGCAGCTCGCTCGATGTCGGCCTGCCTGCGGCGGCGCTTGCAGGCGTGGTGCCGCCGAGTCTGGCCATCACGCTGTTCGGACGTTCGGCGACGCGGTTTCTGCAGATCGAGCTCGCCGCGCTGGAGACGAGCGGGCGCGGACGGGTGATTTCGCGGCCTCGTGTGGTGACGGCGGACAAGATTCAGGCAGTTATCGAGCAGGGCACGGAACTGCCATACCTGACGAGGGAGGGCCGACGCAGCCTGCCGTCGGTGCATTTCAGAAAAGCGACGCTGCGGCTGGAGGTCACACCGCTGATCACGCCCGACGGTCGGGTGATTCTCGACGTGGACGTGCGCAAGGACAGCGTCGGGCAGGAGGTCGCCGGCGGATTTGCCGTCGACACTCGGCAGGTCAAGACCCAGGTGCAGGTCGAAAATGGCGGAACGGTTGCCATTGGCGGCATTTATCAGGAGGAGCAGCGCGACAGCCGCGCCCGAGTGCCGTGGCTGGGGGAGGTACCGGTGCTCGGTGCTCTGTTCCGCAATCGCACCGAGGAAAACCGCCGCACGGAGCTGCTCGTCTTCCTGACGCCGAGCGTGGTGCCAGAGGGGGGCGGCTCGTCCGAGGGCGCTTCGATCGCAGTGGAAACGTCATCCGACCTGCCTGCGGTGCCGGAATCCGGGCCACCGCCCGCCTTGCCCGCCACGGTCGCGCCAGCCGTGCGGGTGGCGCCGCCGGCGTCAAAAAACGACCTGCCCGTCAACCATCCCAGGCTCACCGAGGGGATGCCCGGGGCGACGCGTTCCGCACGCCAATGGGATATCCCGGTATCATCAGGGACTGGAACCCAAATATCAGCGATTTATGCTGGAAAACGTAATACTTGTCGGACTGATGGGGGCGGGCAAGACCACGGTTGGACGCGCAGTGGCACGACGTCTCGGGCGGCAGTTCTATGA
- the pilM gene encoding type IV pilus biogenesis protein PilM, whose protein sequence is MRAILHGVRRMGGQLAAVLPRAGGGGVGIHFDAAAVQFVRLTRCAGPARLRLAAYGSAPVEDDVLRGALIAKPEAAARHLTELLERTGMSASELCDDTIVLALPAHGLKTEVIDCPPDVPPRALRAWCERRAALLVPGDADAGLRCRVGVTWADPASHRLRLYACEAELVDARVAVLEMSGLQPQAVDAAHEAGRRAFRWAWPGAARVDTSVGNGADVDAAADSEREPPPLALLQVDAHDLDLSVFDGRDCVADVRERFDGIGGHPEALASVVHELTGMLAIKPRAMYLAAQGVSSGTLVSICDALAAACGIPVRPFDPLRRFATSLRRQPFAQRSALAVACGLALRAMSMQGVSCE, encoded by the coding sequence ATGAGAGCGATCCTGCACGGAGTACGTCGGATGGGCGGCCAACTGGCGGCGGTGCTGCCACGTGCCGGTGGCGGCGGGGTGGGCATTCACTTTGACGCGGCAGCGGTGCAATTCGTTCGCCTGACACGGTGTGCCGGTCCGGCGCGACTGCGTCTGGCGGCCTATGGCAGCGCGCCCGTCGAGGACGATGTCCTGCGGGGAGCGCTGATTGCCAAGCCGGAGGCCGCAGCCCGGCACCTGACGGAATTGCTGGAGCGAACCGGCATGAGCGCCTCGGAACTGTGCGACGACACGATCGTGCTGGCGCTGCCGGCGCACGGGCTCAAGACCGAAGTGATCGACTGTCCGCCCGACGTACCGCCGCGCGCGCTGCGTGCCTGGTGCGAACGGCGTGCCGCGCTGCTGGTACCCGGCGACGCGGACGCAGGCCTGCGCTGCCGTGTCGGGGTGACGTGGGCGGATCCCGCCAGCCATCGGCTGCGCTTGTATGCCTGCGAGGCGGAACTGGTCGACGCCCGTGTCGCGGTGCTGGAGATGTCGGGCTTGCAGCCGCAGGCGGTCGATGCCGCACACGAAGCCGGACGTCGGGCGTTCCGATGGGCGTGGCCGGGCGCCGCGCGTGTCGACACGAGTGTTGGCAATGGCGCCGACGTCGACGCGGCGGCGGACAGCGAGCGGGAGCCGCCTCCGTTGGCGCTGCTGCAGGTGGATGCGCATGATCTCGACCTTTCCGTGTTTGACGGTCGCGATTGCGTGGCGGACGTGAGGGAACGCTTCGATGGCATCGGCGGACATCCGGAGGCGTTGGCCAGCGTCGTGCACGAGTTGACGGGCATGCTGGCGATCAAGCCGCGCGCGATGTACCTCGCCGCACAGGGCGTCAGCTCCGGCACACTGGTGTCGATTTGCGATGCGCTCGCTGCGGCGTGCGGTATCCCGGTGCGGCCTTTCGATCCCTTGCGGCGATTTGCCACCTCGCTTCGACGCCAGCCGTTCGCGCAGCGCAGCGCCCTGGCGGTGGCGTGCGGACTCGCACTGCGCGCGATGTCCATGCAGGGGGTGTCATGCGAGTGA
- the msrP gene encoding protein-methionine-sulfoxide reductase catalytic subunit MsrP, producing the protein MNTNKSRLRGADIPTSSITPRELVDARRRFLRASGAGLTGLGGAALGLLSPRAVLAAPAADSPGTGLAKLSAPRNTRYVVTDKPTDIKDVTTYNNFYEFGTDKSDPARRAGTLKPRPWQIAIEGEVRQPKVYDIDALLKLAPLEERVYRLRCVEGWSMVIPWIGYSLSALIKQVQPTGNARYVEFVTLADPKQMPGLSYPVLSWPYVEGLRMDEAMHPLSLLTFGLYGEVLPNQNGAPVRMVVPWKYGFKSAKSIVKIRFVEKMPITSWHRAAPDEYGFYSNVNPEVDHPRWSQATERRIGDGGIFTPKRKTLMFNGYGEQVASLYQGMDLRKFF; encoded by the coding sequence ATGAACACGAACAAGTCGCGTCTGCGTGGGGCGGACATCCCGACGAGCAGCATCACACCGCGTGAACTGGTGGATGCGCGGCGGCGCTTTCTGCGCGCGTCCGGCGCGGGGCTGACGGGGCTGGGCGGTGCGGCGCTGGGTTTGCTGTCGCCGCGAGCCGTTCTGGCGGCGCCGGCTGCCGACAGTCCCGGCACGGGGCTCGCGAAGCTGAGCGCACCGCGCAACACGCGCTATGTCGTCACCGACAAGCCGACCGATATCAAGGACGTCACCACGTACAACAACTTCTACGAGTTCGGCACTGACAAATCCGATCCGGCGCGCCGGGCGGGCACGCTCAAGCCGCGTCCATGGCAAATCGCGATCGAGGGGGAAGTGCGGCAGCCAAAGGTCTACGATATCGACGCGCTGCTCAAGCTCGCGCCGCTCGAAGAGCGCGTCTATCGCCTGCGTTGCGTCGAGGGCTGGTCGATGGTGATTCCGTGGATCGGCTACTCGCTTTCGGCGCTCATCAAGCAGGTGCAACCGACAGGCAATGCACGGTACGTCGAATTCGTCACACTGGCGGATCCGAAGCAGATGCCGGGGTTGTCGTACCCGGTCCTGAGCTGGCCGTATGTGGAGGGCCTGCGCATGGACGAGGCGATGCATCCGCTCTCGCTACTGACCTTCGGCCTGTACGGCGAAGTGCTGCCCAACCAGAACGGCGCGCCGGTGCGCATGGTGGTGCCTTGGAAGTATGGCTTCAAGAGCGCCAAGTCCATCGTGAAGATCCGGTTCGTCGAGAAGATGCCGATCACGAGCTGGCATCGCGCGGCACCGGACGAGTACGGTTTCTATTCCAACGTGAACCCCGAGGTCGACCATCCGCGCTGGAGTCAGGCGACCGAGCGGCGGATCGGCGACGGCGGCATCTTCACTCCGAAGCGCAAGACGTTGATGTTCAACGGTTACGGCGAGCAGGTCGCCAGCCTGTACCAGGGCATGGATCTGCGTAAGTTCTTCTGA
- a CDS encoding protein-methionine-sulfoxide reductase heme-binding subunit MsrQ: protein MSTQPTDPRDGFSVGAPPADRAPAAPQRVDARAAHRVGAQHWVSWAKAAVFMLALLPLLRLVVSGMTDRLGANPVEFITRSTGTWTLVLLCVTLAITPVRRLPGLAWLLRFRRMLGLFAFFYAALHFTTYFWLDQWFDWTSIVRDVAGKRPFITMGFAAFVLMVPLALTSPYAMARRLGRRRWQRLHRAIYAIAVLAILHYWWMKAGKHDFAEPAIYAIVVACLLGARVLWALRRQRVQTPAGSSRSPANSDSIVSRSRTR, encoded by the coding sequence GTGTCCACGCAACCCACCGATCCGCGAGACGGTTTCTCCGTTGGCGCGCCGCCTGCCGATCGGGCGCCCGCAGCTCCGCAACGTGTCGATGCGCGTGCCGCACATCGGGTCGGCGCACAACACTGGGTGTCGTGGGCCAAAGCCGCCGTGTTCATGCTCGCGCTGCTGCCGCTGCTGCGCCTCGTGGTGAGTGGCATGACGGATCGTCTGGGCGCCAATCCCGTCGAGTTCATCACGCGCTCGACCGGCACGTGGACGCTGGTCCTGCTGTGCGTCACGCTGGCCATCACGCCGGTGCGCCGGTTGCCGGGGCTGGCGTGGCTGCTGCGGTTTCGGCGCATGCTCGGCCTCTTCGCGTTCTTTTACGCCGCGCTGCATTTCACGACGTACTTCTGGCTGGATCAGTGGTTCGACTGGACGAGCATCGTGCGCGACGTCGCGGGCAAGCGTCCGTTCATCACGATGGGGTTTGCGGCGTTCGTGCTGATGGTGCCGTTGGCGTTGACGTCACCGTATGCGATGGCGCGCCGCCTGGGGCGCCGCCGCTGGCAACGTCTGCACCGTGCGATATACGCGATTGCGGTGCTGGCGATTCTGCACTACTGGTGGATGAAGGCGGGCAAGCATGACTTTGCCGAGCCGGCGATCTACGCGATCGTGGTGGCGTGCCTGCTCGGCGCCCGCGTGTTGTGGGCGCTTCGCAGGCAGCGTGTTCAGACGCCCGCAGGCAGCAGTCGTTCGCCGGCGAACAGCGACTCGATCGTTTCGCGCTCGCGCACGAGGTAA
- the cyaY gene encoding iron donor protein CyaY, producing MTESEFLALAEAVLAQVEAAVEDSDVDIDCERSGNVLTLEFEDGSKIIVNLQTPMSEIWIAARSGGYHYRLKGDEWRDTRDDSELFEALSRFASQQAGETVTLRAD from the coding sequence ATGACGGAAAGTGAATTCCTGGCGCTCGCCGAGGCAGTGCTGGCGCAGGTGGAGGCGGCTGTCGAGGACAGCGATGTGGACATCGATTGCGAGCGCTCCGGCAACGTCCTGACGCTCGAATTCGAGGATGGCAGCAAGATCATCGTCAACCTGCAAACCCCGATGAGCGAGATCTGGATCGCTGCGCGCTCCGGTGGCTACCACTACCGCCTCAAGGGCGACGAATGGCGCGACACCCGCGACGACTCCGAGCTGTTCGAAGCCCTCTCGCGCTTCGCATCGCAGCAGGCCGGCGAGACGGTCACGTTACGAGCGGACTGA
- a CDS encoding penicillin-binding protein 1A, which produces MASTPQTETPRDKRPPKPRRSIWLRLALWFVGLIAAMVVCGALLAGYILVVMTPQLPSLDTIVDYRPKIPLRIYTADEIQIGEFGEERRNLVRFADIPDVMKKAVLAIEDDRFYQHGGVDFIGIFRAGVTNFTRGGSSQGASTITMQVARNFFLSSEKTYTRKIYEALLAYKIESRLTKDQILELYMNQIYLGERAYGFASAARVYFGKDLKDITLAEAAMLAGLPKAPSAYNPIVNYKRARVRQEYILKRMYDLGYVSKADYEQAIAQELVVRGLGSEFSVHAGYVAEMVRQLLYAQFKDEIYTRGFNVYTTINSADQEAAYEALRAGVMAYELRHGYRGPEANIDLPDDQDAREQLIDDTLVEHPDSGDMVAAVVLSATPQQVKAVLLNGDDVTVTGDGLRFAAAGLSAKAQPKQKIRRGSVIRVTKDAKENWRIVQMPDIEAAFVSLDPQNGAIRSLVGGFDFNRNKFNHVTQAWRQPGSSFKPFIYSAALEKGFAPATIINDGPLYFTAAQTGGQPWEPKNYGGGFEGPMPMRVALMRSRNLVSIRILQSITPGYAQKYIGRFGFEADKHPAYLPMALGAGMVTPLQMASAYAVFANGGFRVNPFIVARITDSKGNVIMEEKPTAAGDESIRAIPARNAFLMNSMLHDVATRGTAAKTNVLKRSDLAGKTGTTNDSHDAWFAGYQSQLVGVAWIGFDQPRNLGDRETGGGLALPIWIDYMAKALRGVPESTRPVPPGIIQANGDYFYDDYPPGRAVSTVGLSADTTPDGSAATGPAAGALPGQMPASPGPAPVDRQERQRILDMFNNKP; this is translated from the coding sequence ATGGCAAGCACACCCCAAACCGAGACACCTCGCGACAAGCGCCCACCCAAACCGCGCCGCTCCATCTGGCTGCGCCTGGCCTTGTGGTTCGTTGGCCTGATCGCCGCGATGGTCGTGTGCGGCGCGCTGCTCGCGGGGTACATCCTGGTGGTGATGACGCCGCAGTTGCCCTCGCTCGACACCATCGTCGATTACCGGCCGAAGATTCCGCTGCGCATCTATACCGCCGACGAGATCCAGATCGGCGAGTTCGGCGAGGAGCGGCGCAACCTCGTACGTTTCGCCGATATTCCGGACGTCATGAAGAAGGCCGTCCTCGCCATCGAGGACGATCGCTTCTATCAGCACGGCGGCGTCGATTTCATCGGGATCTTCCGCGCCGGGGTGACCAACTTCACTCGCGGCGGCTCGTCGCAGGGCGCCAGTACGATCACCATGCAGGTGGCGCGTAACTTCTTCCTGTCCAGTGAGAAGACGTACACGCGCAAGATCTATGAGGCGCTGCTCGCCTACAAGATCGAATCGCGCCTCACGAAGGATCAGATTCTCGAGCTGTACATGAATCAGATCTATCTCGGCGAGCGTGCCTACGGCTTCGCCAGTGCCGCACGCGTGTATTTCGGCAAGGATCTGAAGGACATCACACTGGCCGAAGCGGCCATGCTCGCCGGCTTGCCCAAGGCCCCGTCCGCCTATAACCCGATCGTCAATTACAAACGCGCCCGCGTGCGTCAGGAGTACATCCTCAAGCGGATGTACGACCTTGGCTACGTCTCGAAAGCCGATTACGAGCAAGCCATCGCCCAGGAACTGGTGGTGCGCGGGTTGGGCAGCGAGTTCAGCGTGCATGCCGGGTATGTTGCCGAAATGGTTCGCCAACTGCTCTACGCGCAGTTCAAGGACGAGATCTACACGCGCGGCTTCAATGTCTATACGACGATCAATTCGGCCGATCAGGAGGCCGCGTACGAAGCCCTGCGCGCAGGCGTCATGGCTTACGAGCTACGGCACGGCTATCGTGGTCCGGAAGCCAATATCGACCTGCCCGACGACCAGGACGCGCGCGAACAGTTGATCGACGACACGCTCGTCGAACATCCGGACAGCGGCGATATGGTCGCGGCCGTGGTGCTGTCGGCCACGCCGCAACAGGTCAAGGCGGTGCTGCTCAACGGCGACGACGTCACGGTGACCGGGGACGGGCTGCGCTTTGCCGCCGCCGGCCTGAGCGCCAAGGCGCAACCGAAGCAGAAAATTCGCCGCGGCTCGGTGATTCGCGTCACGAAGGATGCGAAGGAGAACTGGCGCATCGTCCAGATGCCGGACATCGAAGCGGCATTCGTCTCGCTCGACCCGCAGAACGGCGCGATCCGCTCGCTCGTCGGCGGCTTCGACTTCAACCGCAACAAATTCAACCACGTCACGCAGGCATGGCGCCAGCCGGGGTCGAGCTTCAAGCCGTTCATCTATTCGGCCGCGCTGGAAAAGGGCTTTGCCCCGGCGACGATCATCAACGACGGACCGCTCTATTTCACGGCGGCGCAAACCGGTGGTCAGCCATGGGAGCCGAAGAACTACGGCGGCGGCTTCGAGGGGCCGATGCCGATGCGGGTGGCACTGATGCGCTCGCGTAACCTCGTGTCGATCCGCATTCTTCAGAGCATCACGCCGGGCTACGCGCAGAAGTACATCGGCCGCTTCGGTTTCGAGGCCGACAAGCATCCGGCGTATCTTCCGATGGCGCTCGGTGCAGGCATGGTCACGCCACTGCAAATGGCCAGCGCTTACGCGGTGTTCGCGAACGGCGGCTTCCGCGTGAATCCGTTCATCGTGGCGCGCATCACGGACTCGAAGGGCAACGTCATCATGGAGGAGAAGCCCACGGCGGCGGGCGACGAGTCGATCCGCGCGATCCCGGCGCGCAACGCGTTCCTCATGAACTCGATGCTGCACGACGTCGCCACGCGCGGTACCGCTGCGAAGACCAACGTGCTCAAGCGCAGCGATCTCGCGGGCAAGACCGGGACGACCAACGATTCCCACGACGCCTGGTTCGCCGGCTACCAGTCGCAACTGGTCGGCGTGGCGTGGATCGGCTTCGATCAGCCGCGCAACCTGGGGGATCGCGAAACGGGTGGGGGCTTGGCGCTGCCGATCTGGATCGATTACATGGCCAAGGCGTTGCGCGGGGTGCCGGAATCGACGCGTCCGGTGCCACCGGGCATCATCCAGGCGAACGGAGATTATTTCTATGACGACTATCCGCCGGGCCGCGCGGTGAGCACGGTGGGCCTGAGCGCGGATACAACACCGGATGGTTCGGCGGCCACCGGCCCTGCGGCCGGCGCGCTGCCGGGCCAGATGCCCGCATCCCCGGGCCCCGCGCCGGTCGATCGGCAGGAACGTCAGCGCATTCTCGATATGTTCAACAACAAGCCTTGA
- a CDS encoding PilN domain-containing protein, with the protein MRVNAILPPLDFLLTLGQRRQREFHRQWRLWGAIAGLGAMTAAAPIARDLYLRGEAREQLAVLRAGNEARSAERAAFDATGRTLAAMVAHRRAVVTLIEQRQSIAPRLLDVMRACADGVRLTSVKTGDDHLRIEGYATTQSRVRETQKRLRALPWVRKVAEVESSVVPESVRRQWAGGETTGAQPNIRRFTLRIEPKAQPRPVMLTADAADETWPSGEAPDVR; encoded by the coding sequence ATGCGAGTGAACGCGATATTGCCTCCGCTCGATTTCCTTCTGACGCTCGGGCAGCGCCGTCAGCGTGAGTTCCATCGTCAGTGGCGTCTTTGGGGCGCCATCGCGGGACTGGGTGCGATGACGGCTGCCGCACCCATCGCACGAGACCTATACCTTCGCGGTGAAGCGCGGGAGCAACTCGCTGTACTACGCGCGGGGAACGAAGCGCGCAGTGCCGAGCGTGCAGCCTTCGATGCCACCGGCCGTACCCTGGCCGCCATGGTGGCGCATCGCCGTGCGGTCGTGACGCTTATCGAGCAGCGGCAATCGATCGCACCCCGACTGCTGGATGTCATGCGCGCCTGTGCGGACGGTGTGCGACTGACGTCGGTCAAGACCGGCGACGACCACCTGCGCATTGAAGGATACGCGACGACCCAGTCGAGAGTTCGCGAGACGCAGAAGCGTTTGCGCGCGCTGCCGTGGGTGCGCAAGGTCGCCGAAGTCGAATCCAGCGTGGTACCCGAGAGCGTCAGACGCCAGTGGGCCGGCGGCGAGACCACGGGCGCACAGCCCAACATTCGCCGATTCACGTTGCGTATCGAGCCGAAGGCGCAGCCCAGGCCAGTGATGCTGACCGCCGACGCTGCCGACGAGACCTGGCCCTCGGGGGAGGCGCCCGATGTACGGTGA
- the lptM gene encoding LPS translocon maturation chaperone LptM: MTAPIRTSAIVASIALLSVLAGCGQAGPLYIPARPVKPTPPPGAPLPPPPRVPEPQRGPSVDVPPADVVPPAKPE; encoded by the coding sequence ATGACTGCACCTATTCGAACCAGCGCGATTGTAGCGTCGATTGCTCTTCTGAGCGTGTTGGCCGGCTGCGGCCAGGCCGGGCCGCTTTATATACCCGCCCGCCCCGTCAAACCGACGCCGCCGCCGGGCGCCCCGCTGCCCCCGCCACCGCGTGTGCCGGAGCCGCAGCGCGGGCCATCGGTCGACGTGCCGCCTGCGGATGTGGTGCCCCCCGCCAAGCCCGAATAA